The following proteins are co-located in the Terriglobales bacterium genome:
- the rpmD gene encoding 50S ribosomal protein L30, with translation MSAKSQKKSGTLRLKWVRSAIQAPRKHKAVIRGLGFTRLNQVIEREDTAAIRGMVAAVPHLVHIVDGAAR, from the coding sequence ATGAGCGCCAAGAGTCAGAAAAAATCCGGTACCCTGCGCCTGAAGTGGGTGCGTTCGGCCATCCAGGCGCCCAGGAAGCACAAGGCCGTCATCCGCGGGCTGGGCTTTACCCGCCTGAACCAGGTCATCGAGCGCGAAGACACCGCCGCCATCCGCGGCATGGTGGCTGCCGTGCCGCACCTGGTGCACATTGTGGACGGAGCCGCACGCTAA
- the rplO gene encoding 50S ribosomal protein L15, whose translation MNLSTLKRPRGARRNPKRVGRGMGSGTGKTSGRGHKGQLSRTGYSRARGFEGGQNPLKRRLPKRGFTNIFRTEYAVVNLERLAALGETTITPETLHKAGVVRRALPVKILGEGELKTALTVRAHKFSKSAAEKITKAGGKAELVAAS comes from the coding sequence ATGAATCTTTCGACACTCAAGAGACCCAGGGGCGCCCGGCGCAATCCCAAGCGCGTGGGCCGCGGCATGGGTTCAGGAACCGGCAAGACCTCCGGGCGCGGACACAAGGGGCAGCTTTCCCGCACCGGCTACAGCCGCGCGCGCGGCTTCGAGGGCGGCCAGAACCCGCTCAAGCGCCGTTTGCCCAAGCGCGGCTTCACCAATATTTTCCGCACCGAGTATGCGGTGGTGAACCTGGAGCGCCTGGCGGCGCTGGGCGAGACCACCATTACGCCTGAGACCTTGCACAAGGCCGGCGTCGTGCGCCGCGCGCTGCCGGTCAAGATCCTGGGCGAGGGCGAACTCAAGACCGCGCTCACCGTCCGCGCCCACAAGTTCTCCAAATCTGCCGCCGAGAAAATAACGAAAGCCGGCGGCAAAGCGGAGCTGGTCGCCGCCAGCTAG
- the secY gene encoding preprotein translocase subunit SecY: protein MFEKLANIFRIPDLRKRVLFTLALLAVYRLGAHIPTPGIDSAALQRFFEGKEGTIFGYLDLFSGGNLRRLTVFALGIMPYITSSIILQLLTVVYEPLARLQKEGELGRRKITQWTRYLTVILGAAQSLGIALSLQRGEGLVINPGPAFILLTVLTLTTGTAFIMWLGEQITERGIGNGMSLLIFAGIVVGLPGGIADLLQKAQTQAWGGFTVPAMAILLVLMLSVVAFIVYVERSERRIPVQYAKRVIGRKVMGGQSTHLPLRVNAGGVMPVIFASSIITFPQTIGLAFKDNRYIAPILNALNWGEPLYNVLYAAGIIFFAYFYISIVFNPREVADNMRKYGGFVPGIRPGRWTENHINDILTRLTLVGALYLIIISLIPEFLITGIHLHHLPGALGAFFERMPNWVLNGLGLNFYFGGTSLLIVVGVAMDTVNQIESHLIMRHYDGFTPRSGRIRGRRAW from the coding sequence ATGTTCGAAAAGCTCGCCAACATCTTCCGCATTCCCGACCTCCGCAAGCGTGTCCTGTTCACGCTGGCGCTGCTGGCCGTCTACCGCCTGGGCGCGCACATCCCCACGCCCGGCATCGACTCTGCCGCCTTGCAGCGCTTCTTCGAGGGCAAGGAAGGCACGATTTTCGGCTACCTCGACCTGTTCAGCGGGGGCAACCTGCGCCGGCTGACGGTGTTCGCCCTGGGCATCATGCCCTACATCACCTCCTCCATCATTCTGCAGTTGCTGACCGTGGTCTATGAGCCGCTGGCCCGCCTGCAGAAGGAAGGCGAGCTGGGCCGGCGCAAGATTACCCAGTGGACGCGCTACCTCACCGTCATTCTGGGTGCGGCGCAGTCGCTCGGCATCGCGCTCTCGCTGCAGCGCGGCGAGGGCCTGGTCATCAATCCCGGCCCCGCCTTCATCCTGCTCACCGTGCTCACTCTCACTACCGGCACCGCCTTCATCATGTGGCTGGGCGAACAGATCACCGAACGCGGCATCGGCAACGGCATGTCCCTGCTCATCTTCGCCGGCATCGTGGTCGGCCTGCCGGGTGGGATTGCCGACCTGTTGCAGAAGGCCCAGACCCAGGCCTGGGGCGGATTCACCGTGCCCGCCATGGCCATCCTGCTGGTGCTCATGCTGTCGGTCGTGGCTTTTATCGTCTATGTCGAGCGCAGCGAGCGCCGCATTCCCGTGCAGTACGCCAAGCGCGTCATCGGACGCAAGGTGATGGGCGGACAGTCCACCCATCTCCCGCTGCGCGTCAATGCCGGCGGCGTCATGCCCGTCATCTTCGCTTCCTCGATCATCACCTTCCCCCAGACCATCGGCCTCGCCTTCAAGGACAACCGTTACATCGCTCCTATCCTGAACGCTCTCAATTGGGGCGAGCCGCTCTATAACGTGCTCTACGCCGCCGGCATCATCTTCTTTGCCTACTTCTACATCTCCATCGTTTTCAATCCGCGGGAAGTGGCCGACAACATGCGCAAGTACGGCGGGTTCGTGCCTGGCATCCGCCCGGGCCGCTGGACGGAGAACCACATCAACGACATCCTCACCCGCCTCACCCTGGTGGGCGCTCTCTATCTCATCATCATCTCGCTCATTCCGGAGTTTCTCATCACCGGCATTCACCTGCACCATCTCCCCGGCGCTTTGGGCGCGTTCTTCGAGCGCATGCCCAACTGGGTCTTGAACGGCCTGGGTCTGAACTTCTATTTCGGGGGGACTTCGCTGCTCATCGTCGTGGGCGTGGCCATGGATACGGTGAATCAGATCGAATCGCACCTCATCATGCGGCATTATGACGGTTTCACGCCGCGCAGCGGTCGCATCCGCGGCCGCAGGGCGTGGTAG